The Corynebacterium vitaeruminis DSM 20294 genome window below encodes:
- a CDS encoding recombinase family protein: MSNGTEPSLPLELDEHQDVVVGQKVGYARVSSLEQNLDRQLDQLRAAGASQIYKEKISGSTRHRPQLEEVLRYLRKGDQLIVTSMDRLARSLVDLHTIVEDLVGRGVSVRFLREGQTYSAKADPIAKLMLGLMGSVAEFERSIIKERQAEGIARAKARGVYKGRAKVLTDTQVAQARGWVADGVPKAEVARRLGIGRTTLYKYFENSSEF, translated from the coding sequence ATGTCTAACGGAACAGAACCGTCACTGCCTCTAGAGCTTGACGAACATCAGGACGTTGTTGTGGGGCAGAAAGTCGGTTACGCCCGGGTGAGTTCCCTGGAGCAGAACCTGGATCGCCAACTCGACCAACTCCGTGCGGCGGGGGCGTCGCAGATATATAAGGAGAAGATCAGCGGCTCCACCCGGCACCGCCCCCAGCTGGAGGAGGTGCTGCGGTATCTGCGAAAGGGGGATCAGCTCATTGTCACGAGCATGGATCGCCTTGCGCGCTCACTGGTGGATCTGCACACGATTGTCGAGGACCTGGTGGGCCGCGGGGTTTCGGTGAGGTTTCTGCGCGAGGGGCAGACTTATTCGGCGAAGGCGGACCCGATCGCCAAACTCATGCTGGGGCTCATGGGCAGTGTCGCCGAGTTCGAGCGTTCCATCATCAAGGAGCGCCAGGCCGAGGGGATCGCCCGCGCCAAGGCGCGCGGGGTGTACAAGGGCCGGGCCAAGGTTCTCACCGATACCCAGGTCGCCCAGGCCCGGGGGTGGGTAGCTGATGGTGTGCCCAAGGCTGAGGTGGCCCGCCGGCTCGGTATCGGGCGGACCACCTTGTATAAGTACTTCGAAAACAGTTCCGAGTTTTAG
- a CDS encoding AI-2E family transporter, whose product MMKSWMDRLQRDVPYPVIVAAVWSLCLILIAGGLMVAGRVIGKISMVLIPLAVALLICAMLEPINRFLLRKAHFPATLAAIVTEAAFFSLVAAAFTLAIERLTSGFRDLLSGATQGINQITDWLQNGPLHLTLPHNSVLLDKLNSMASGGTESPLFSGAVKLGTTTADVIAGLLICIIATFFFLHQGKRIWRFLLLFIPAHSRPSTHEAARRGWVSLGSYARAQLAVAAINACGIGVGAWALGLPLIIPITVIVFLMSFIPIVGAFLSGFVAVLIAFVDKGFWMALAMLAVVLVVHFIEANVLHPFLMGHAVSVHPLGVIVAVAAGTYLFGLPGALFAVPVVATLNSAIRYLVGHDPFPELGTEAPVPPKEVA is encoded by the coding sequence ATGATGAAGTCTTGGATGGATCGCCTCCAGCGCGACGTGCCCTACCCCGTCATCGTGGCGGCGGTCTGGTCGCTCTGCCTCATCCTCATTGCAGGCGGCCTCATGGTAGCTGGCCGAGTGATCGGCAAGATCTCCATGGTGCTCATCCCGCTGGCCGTCGCGCTGCTCATCTGCGCGATGCTCGAGCCGATCAACCGCTTCCTGCTGCGCAAGGCCCACTTCCCCGCCACCCTCGCGGCGATCGTCACCGAGGCCGCGTTCTTCTCGCTGGTCGCGGCCGCCTTCACCCTCGCCATCGAGCGGCTCACCTCCGGGTTTAGGGACCTCCTCTCCGGCGCCACCCAGGGCATCAACCAGATCACCGACTGGCTGCAAAACGGACCGCTGCACCTCACGCTCCCGCACAACTCCGTGCTGTTGGACAAGCTCAACTCGATGGCCTCCGGCGGCACCGAGTCGCCGCTGTTTTCCGGCGCGGTGAAGCTGGGCACCACCACCGCCGACGTCATCGCGGGCCTGCTGATCTGCATCATCGCGACCTTCTTCTTCCTCCACCAGGGCAAGCGGATCTGGCGCTTCCTGCTCCTGTTCATCCCCGCCCACTCCCGTCCTTCGACGCATGAGGCCGCCCGCCGCGGCTGGGTGAGCCTCGGGTCCTATGCCCGCGCGCAGCTGGCCGTCGCCGCCATCAACGCCTGCGGCATCGGCGTGGGCGCCTGGGCGCTCGGCCTGCCGCTCATCATCCCGATCACCGTCATCGTCTTCCTCATGTCGTTTATCCCGATCGTCGGCGCGTTCCTCTCCGGCTTCGTCGCCGTGCTCATCGCCTTTGTGGACAAGGGCTTCTGGATGGCGCTGGCGATGCTCGCGGTCGTGCTCGTCGTGCACTTCATCGAGGCCAACGTGCTCCACCCCTTCCTCATGGGGCACGCGGTTAGCGTCCACCCGCTCGGCGTCATCGTCGCCGTGGCGGCCGGCACCTACCTGTTCGGACTGCCCGGGGCGCTGTTCGCGGTGCCGGTCGTGGCCACGCTCAACAGCGCGATCCGCTACCTAGTCGGGCACGATCCGTTCCCAGAGCTGGGGACCGAGGCGCCGGTGCCTCCCAAGGAAGTGGCTTAG
- a CDS encoding FAD/NAD(P)-binding protein yields MKVAIIGAGPRGLWAAEELMERARQRGARIDLTVFNDGPLDSASGIGAFQPSVPPQWLLNVPAHVIETQLGSFNQWRGASEAFVPRREVGRFLAQSWQALFQHVPRGCTVEVRELEVTELSPAGTSFNVHGSLFDEVLLCTGHAKAIPVAGAIAAYPHSNLDAIAPEDVVLVRGAALSFMDVVRYAPARAFFPVTRSGRFMEVKAYPACEPDLGRFSEAITTSASYEEFVSALSEAAQVVLDAQGGSGDVSAVIAGEDFTGDAVAELRASLAAATGERPWTPALAVGYAWRALYPAIIQRASFGGRDTLGGQRFYRLTRVLERVAFGPPPETASDLVDAIDAGRVRPDVLGRGEEELSALAQEVGASVTVDSVTAAPGVVEGTLVGDLVAAGLAGTYDGVSLKVARDGTVEGQSHLAAAGRMNEGWILGHDTLRRDKHEVIPAWADRVSAAAMAHPGRVHGAPPLTARTEKWAADLVARPDACQDLLDTYASPVNVLEPGPMESNIDELVEAGKRCGVEVKVFFARKANKGLVFVDTVLDAGHGVDVASYDELRQVLGRGVAGERIIVSAAIKTNHLLRLAIEGSAVISVDNRDEYDRIVALAGENTALVAPRLAPDPSTMAPTRFGERLTAWAEHLSTVERNVRVVGVHAHLHGYAAADRSATIRECMQLIDALRAAGHAPEFIDIGGGVPMSYIDDAEQWKDYLEAIEVQRAGYAEPFTWKADPLTTTYPYHQRPTRGAWLEEVLGGGVAGELRERGLRLHLEPGRSLLDGCGLILAQVAFVKTRSDGVPLVGLHMNRTQCRTTSDDYLVDPILVKRTPPSAAVEAFLVGAYCIEDEVILRRRIRFPQGVSAGDIIAIPNTAGYFMHILESASHQIPLAKNVVWPSGELDPIDQPG; encoded by the coding sequence GTGAAGGTAGCGATCATCGGCGCAGGCCCGCGCGGGCTGTGGGCGGCCGAGGAGCTGATGGAGCGCGCCCGCCAGCGCGGCGCGCGTATCGATCTGACTGTGTTCAACGACGGGCCGCTGGATTCGGCGAGCGGTATTGGGGCGTTTCAGCCGAGCGTTCCGCCGCAGTGGCTGCTCAACGTCCCAGCTCACGTCATTGAAACCCAGCTTGGATCCTTCAACCAGTGGCGCGGCGCGTCCGAGGCGTTCGTCCCTCGGCGCGAGGTCGGGCGGTTCCTGGCGCAGTCGTGGCAGGCGCTGTTCCAACACGTCCCGCGCGGGTGCACGGTTGAGGTGCGTGAGCTCGAGGTCACCGAGCTTTCTCCCGCCGGTACCAGCTTCAACGTCCACGGCTCGCTTTTCGACGAAGTCCTGCTGTGCACCGGACACGCCAAGGCGATACCCGTTGCCGGGGCGATCGCGGCCTACCCCCACAGCAACCTCGACGCGATCGCGCCCGAGGACGTGGTCCTCGTGCGCGGGGCGGCACTGTCGTTTATGGACGTTGTGCGCTACGCGCCGGCGCGGGCGTTTTTCCCCGTGACCCGCTCGGGGCGGTTCATGGAGGTCAAGGCCTATCCCGCGTGTGAACCGGACCTGGGCCGCTTCAGCGAGGCCATCACCACCAGCGCCTCCTACGAGGAGTTCGTCTCAGCGCTCTCCGAAGCGGCACAGGTCGTCCTCGACGCCCAAGGCGGCAGCGGGGACGTGAGCGCGGTCATCGCGGGCGAGGATTTCACCGGCGACGCCGTAGCCGAGCTGCGCGCCTCTCTCGCCGCCGCCACGGGTGAGCGGCCGTGGACGCCAGCCCTGGCAGTGGGCTACGCGTGGCGGGCGCTTTACCCCGCGATCATTCAGCGCGCCTCCTTCGGCGGGCGCGACACGCTCGGCGGGCAGCGCTTCTACCGGCTCACCCGTGTTCTCGAGCGCGTCGCGTTCGGCCCTCCGCCCGAGACAGCGAGCGATCTCGTCGACGCCATCGATGCCGGGCGCGTGCGTCCCGACGTCCTCGGCCGCGGGGAAGAGGAGCTCTCGGCGTTGGCGCAGGAAGTCGGGGCGAGCGTGACAGTCGACTCGGTCACCGCCGCGCCGGGCGTCGTCGAGGGCACGCTCGTGGGCGACCTCGTGGCCGCGGGCCTCGCCGGCACCTACGACGGCGTGAGCCTGAAAGTCGCGCGCGACGGCACGGTCGAGGGCCAGTCCCACCTTGCCGCGGCGGGGCGGATGAACGAGGGCTGGATCCTCGGCCACGACACGCTGCGCCGCGACAAGCATGAGGTCATCCCCGCGTGGGCCGACCGGGTCTCCGCGGCCGCGATGGCGCACCCCGGGCGCGTCCACGGCGCCCCGCCGCTGACCGCACGCACAGAAAAGTGGGCCGCTGACTTAGTTGCCAGACCGGATGCCTGCCAGGACCTGCTGGATACCTACGCTAGCCCGGTCAACGTGCTCGAGCCCGGCCCGATGGAGTCCAACATCGACGAGCTCGTTGAGGCCGGCAAACGCTGCGGGGTGGAGGTGAAGGTGTTTTTCGCGCGCAAGGCGAACAAGGGACTCGTCTTCGTCGACACTGTGCTCGACGCCGGCCACGGCGTGGATGTGGCCAGCTACGACGAGCTGCGCCAGGTGCTCGGCCGTGGCGTGGCCGGTGAGCGCATCATCGTCTCGGCGGCGATCAAGACCAACCATCTGCTGCGCCTGGCCATCGAGGGCTCGGCGGTGATCTCCGTGGACAACCGTGACGAATACGATCGCATCGTGGCTCTCGCCGGCGAGAACACCGCGCTTGTCGCGCCAAGGCTCGCCCCGGACCCCTCCACCATGGCCCCGACGCGCTTCGGCGAGCGACTCACGGCCTGGGCCGAGCACTTAAGTACGGTCGAGCGCAACGTGCGTGTCGTCGGCGTGCACGCTCACCTGCACGGTTACGCCGCTGCGGATCGCTCCGCAACCATCCGCGAGTGCATGCAGCTTATCGACGCCCTGCGCGCCGCAGGCCACGCACCAGAGTTCATCGACATCGGCGGCGGGGTGCCCATGAGCTACATCGACGACGCCGAGCAGTGGAAGGACTACCTCGAGGCGATCGAGGTGCAGCGCGCCGGCTACGCCGAGCCGTTCACCTGGAAGGCGGACCCGCTGACCACGACCTACCCCTACCACCAGCGTCCGACCCGCGGCGCGTGGCTCGAAGAGGTCTTAGGCGGCGGTGTCGCAGGGGAGCTGCGCGAGCGGGGCTTAAGGCTGCACCTTGAGCCGGGACGTTCACTTCTCGACGGCTGCGGGCTCATCCTCGCCCAGGTCGCGTTCGTAAAAACGCGTAGCGACGGAGTTCCCCTGGTCGGGTTGCACATGAATCGCACCCAGTGCCGCACCACCTCCGACGACTACCTCGTCGACCCGATCCTGGTCAAGCGCACGCCGCCGTCCGCGGCTGTCGAGGCCTTCCTCGTCGGCGCCTACTGCATCGAGGACGAGGTGATTCTGCGCCGCAGGATCCGCTTCCCCCAGGGGGTCTCAGCCGGCGACATCATCGCAATCCCCAACACCGCCGGGTACTTCATGCACATCCTGGAGTCGGCCTCGCACCAGATCCCGCTGGCGAAGAACGTGGTGTGGCCGTCCGGCGAGCTTGACCCGATCGACCAGCCCGGCTAG
- a CDS encoding pyridoxal-phosphate dependent enzyme, which produces MSLEPLPGVLSAIGNTPLVALDQLRPPGAGPLWGKLESFNPGGSAKDRTARALVRDAQRRGVLTKDSVVVESSSGNLGVALAREAVLGGWEFHCVVDRRTNASTLAHIRALGATIHEVERPDLETGDWLVARRALVATLVDELGAINLDQYSNRAAFSAHEEGTMREIVEQLGHAPDILAVAVSTTGTVGGCLRYVAKHKLPTRVVAIDAQGSVLFDGARGARVLPGYGAGVVTELSTLTEPHEVIRVHARDAVNAARTTARATGFLPGASGGAVAWGVDKLARDNPGAEIVAIFHDDGRAYLDTIYNDEWVADNVTDP; this is translated from the coding sequence ATGTCATTGGAACCCCTGCCCGGCGTGCTTTCCGCCATCGGAAATACCCCGCTCGTGGCCCTCGATCAACTGCGACCGCCTGGGGCCGGGCCGCTGTGGGGCAAACTCGAGTCGTTCAACCCCGGCGGCAGCGCGAAGGACCGCACCGCGCGCGCCCTCGTCCGTGACGCGCAGCGCCGCGGCGTGCTCACGAAAGACAGCGTGGTCGTCGAATCAAGCTCCGGCAACCTCGGGGTCGCCCTCGCCCGCGAGGCGGTGCTCGGCGGATGGGAGTTCCACTGCGTGGTCGACAGGCGCACCAACGCCTCAACGCTGGCGCACATCCGCGCCCTCGGTGCCACGATCCACGAGGTTGAGCGGCCCGACTTGGAAACGGGGGACTGGCTCGTGGCCAGGCGCGCGCTCGTGGCCACGCTCGTCGATGAGCTCGGTGCGATCAACCTCGACCAGTATTCCAACCGGGCCGCGTTCAGCGCCCACGAGGAAGGGACGATGCGCGAGATCGTCGAGCAGCTCGGCCACGCCCCCGACATCCTCGCCGTCGCGGTGAGCACCACGGGCACGGTCGGCGGCTGCCTGCGCTACGTTGCCAAGCACAAGCTACCCACCCGCGTCGTGGCGATCGATGCGCAGGGCTCTGTGCTTTTTGACGGCGCTCGCGGAGCTCGCGTCCTGCCCGGCTACGGCGCGGGAGTGGTCACCGAACTCTCCACGCTCACCGAGCCCCATGAGGTGATCCGGGTACATGCCCGCGATGCGGTAAACGCCGCGCGAACAACGGCACGCGCCACCGGGTTTTTGCCCGGAGCGTCGGGCGGGGCGGTGGCGTGGGGCGTCGATAAGCTCGCGCGTGACAATCCGGGAGCCGAGATCGTCGCCATTTTCCACGACGACGGCCGTGCTTACTTGGACACCATCTACAACGACGAGTGGGTCGCGGACAACGTCACTGACCCCTAG
- a CDS encoding helix-turn-helix domain-containing protein, which produces MDEVDKTSQERPQSEDPRPEFVDLFVGPGQDKDNRIFGELLAKIRQHAGRTRAETAAELGLSAEYLRLIELGRRTPALGQMEKFLEAYRADGEVGRLQPGGDRPDLLIFDMYNKEPVVVEFKSRIREARRSEARSAEMEASLSGQWDYPEPMEDAYSKDLRAAINLLLTAEHAAVIKVRNFLQSEVRRKSTGSRPSE; this is translated from the coding sequence ATGGATGAAGTGGATAAAACTAGTCAGGAAAGGCCACAAAGTGAGGACCCTAGGCCAGAGTTTGTCGATTTATTTGTTGGCCCCGGTCAAGATAAGGACAACCGTATATTTGGCGAGTTGTTGGCCAAGATACGGCAACATGCAGGCCGCACACGCGCTGAAACTGCAGCAGAGCTCGGATTATCTGCCGAGTATTTGCGCCTCATCGAGCTTGGCAGGCGCACTCCAGCACTTGGCCAGATGGAAAAGTTCCTTGAGGCATACCGGGCGGACGGTGAAGTAGGGAGGCTTCAGCCTGGTGGAGATCGACCGGATCTTTTAATTTTCGATATGTACAACAAGGAGCCAGTAGTTGTTGAATTTAAGAGCCGTATTCGTGAGGCTCGGCGAAGTGAAGCCAGATCAGCGGAAATGGAAGCAAGCTTAAGTGGCCAGTGGGACTATCCCGAGCCGATGGAAGATGCTTACTCCAAGGATCTTAGGGCTGCAATTAACCTATTGCTGACGGCAGAGCATGCGGCCGTCATTAAGGTACGCAATTTTCTCCAGTCCGAAGTGAGGAGAAAGTCCACAGGTTCCCGCCCTTCAGAGTGA
- a CDS encoding ATP-binding cassette domain-containing protein — protein MAITAVRGLAISRAVFRYIDRIVAHQLALGALSELRAKVYDALASSAATLRGQGHVYVVDDTERVTDFLVRSHIPRLVAVVVSLAALGLAAWLSPPAALVMAAALAVTGFVVPRIAARSNRRAREVEESTEFAVGLDQVLQHRMEFAAAGRAEALIGEVAEASQRVTREKLAAQRSTVAAEAIQTVATGAAALGVAAIAVATYSGNPTWLGMLLMLSLAAFESHGPLPAAARHADDVARAASRLSNLLNTQRADVAGPAVSDTVEARDLRTIYGDTVWNLRVKPGERLLVRGPSGSGKTTMLETLAGLVPAASGEATAPASTRFYAEDAWVFSTSVRENLRVGTPELDDTLATRVLSAVGFPFDLDFVLDNGADSLSAGQRRRLLLARALCSDADVLLLDEPTAHLTPDDSADLMHMLLNSPLPGPKPQRTVIVVTDEN, from the coding sequence GTGGCGATCACCGCGGTGCGGGGTTTGGCCATCTCTCGCGCAGTGTTTCGCTACATCGACCGGATCGTCGCTCACCAGCTGGCGCTCGGTGCGCTGAGCGAGCTGCGCGCGAAAGTCTACGACGCGCTGGCCTCGTCCGCTGCGACATTGCGCGGACAGGGCCACGTCTATGTGGTCGACGACACCGAGCGGGTCACGGACTTTCTGGTGCGCAGCCACATCCCCCGCCTCGTTGCGGTGGTGGTCTCCCTCGCCGCGCTGGGGCTTGCGGCGTGGCTGAGCCCGCCGGCCGCGTTGGTGATGGCGGCAGCTCTCGCCGTGACCGGTTTCGTGGTGCCGCGCATCGCCGCACGCTCGAATCGCCGCGCCCGCGAGGTGGAGGAGTCCACCGAGTTCGCCGTCGGCCTCGATCAGGTGCTGCAGCACCGCATGGAGTTCGCCGCGGCCGGTCGGGCCGAGGCTTTGATCGGCGAGGTCGCGGAAGCGTCGCAACGCGTCACGCGCGAGAAGCTCGCCGCGCAGCGCTCAACCGTTGCGGCCGAGGCGATCCAGACCGTGGCCACGGGCGCTGCGGCGCTCGGCGTGGCGGCGATCGCGGTGGCCACCTACAGCGGGAATCCGACCTGGTTGGGCATGTTGCTGATGCTGTCGCTGGCGGCGTTCGAGTCCCACGGTCCCCTGCCTGCCGCCGCGCGCCACGCCGACGACGTCGCGCGCGCCGCATCGCGCCTGAGCAACCTGCTGAACACGCAACGCGCCGATGTCGCTGGACCCGCGGTGTCCGACACCGTCGAGGCGCGCGACCTGCGCACCATCTACGGCGATACGGTGTGGAATCTCCGCGTGAAGCCCGGCGAGCGCCTGCTCGTGCGCGGGCCCTCGGGCTCAGGCAAGACCACGATGCTGGAAACGCTCGCGGGGTTGGTGCCCGCCGCCTCGGGCGAAGCGACCGCCCCGGCAAGCACTAGGTTCTACGCGGAGGACGCGTGGGTGTTTTCAACCTCGGTGCGCGAGAACCTGCGCGTGGGCACGCCCGAGCTTGACGACACCCTCGCCACGCGCGTCCTCTCCGCCGTCGGCTTCCCCTTCGACTTGGACTTTGTCCTCGACAACGGCGCCGACTCGCTCTCGGCTGGGCAGCGCCGCCGCCTGCTGCTCGCCCGCGCGCTGTGCAGCGACGCCGACGTGCTGCTTCTCGACGAACCCACAGCGCACCTGACCCCCGACGACTCAGCCGATCTAATGCACATGCTGCTCAACTCGCCGCTGCCCGGGCCGAAACCGCAACGCACCGTGATCGTCGTGACCGACGAGAACTAG
- a CDS encoding IS256 family transposase, translated as MTVPRRDPDDKAKIDAIEQKLLSNPEIAKLIDELRTSTTDANDLVRGMLQASITRGLNAEMDAHLGYQAGDRDGKAAVGTDNHRNGSYPKTIDSNYGPVTVDVPRDRAGTFVPTMVPKGSRRLTDIDDLIISLYAGGMTIRDIQHHLATTMGVDISHETISAITDAVLDEVMVWQNRQLDEFYPVIFLDALRIKVRDGGRVINKSAYMAIGVDLEGIKHILGLWIAKEEGASLWAQVCSNLANRGVKDVFIVCCDGLKGLPEAVEATWPGSMVQTCIVHLIRAANRWVSYGDRRAVSAALKKVYTAPDEPTAAAALDEFEASELGEKYPRSVKVWRDAWERFTPFLQFPPAARKVIYTTNSIESFNNQLRKATRNRVQFTNDESAIKTLWLMICHIEDKRAAKRAKEGKRVSAQAGRLVEGGRVAGWKHAINQMAVAYPDRFDKYM; from the coding sequence ATGACTGTGCCACGACGAGACCCAGACGATAAGGCCAAGATTGACGCAATCGAGCAGAAGCTGCTTTCTAACCCTGAGATCGCCAAGCTAATTGATGAGCTCCGTACCTCTACCACTGATGCGAACGACCTAGTTCGAGGCATGTTACAGGCCTCGATTACAAGGGGTTTGAACGCTGAAATGGATGCCCACCTGGGGTATCAGGCTGGTGATCGAGACGGTAAAGCCGCTGTCGGTACGGATAATCACCGAAACGGCAGCTACCCGAAGACCATTGACTCGAACTACGGGCCGGTCACCGTGGACGTCCCAAGAGACAGAGCTGGCACGTTTGTCCCCACGATGGTGCCGAAAGGCTCGAGGCGTTTAACCGATATCGATGATCTGATCATCAGCTTGTACGCCGGTGGCATGACAATCCGTGATATCCAGCATCATCTCGCCACCACGATGGGTGTGGATATCTCCCACGAGACAATCTCGGCGATTACCGACGCCGTACTTGATGAAGTCATGGTGTGGCAAAACCGCCAGCTGGATGAGTTCTACCCAGTCATCTTCCTTGACGCGTTGCGAATCAAGGTCCGTGATGGGGGCCGTGTGATCAACAAGTCTGCGTACATGGCCATCGGAGTGGATCTCGAAGGAATCAAGCACATCCTGGGCTTGTGGATCGCCAAAGAGGAAGGAGCATCGTTGTGGGCGCAGGTGTGTTCCAACCTCGCTAACCGCGGTGTCAAAGATGTCTTCATCGTCTGCTGCGACGGGCTCAAAGGCCTACCAGAAGCCGTGGAAGCAACCTGGCCTGGGTCCATGGTCCAAACCTGTATCGTGCACCTGATCAGGGCGGCAAATAGGTGGGTTTCCTACGGGGATCGTAGGGCCGTATCGGCAGCGTTGAAAAAGGTCTACACCGCACCAGATGAGCCAACCGCTGCCGCAGCCTTGGATGAGTTCGAGGCGTCTGAACTAGGTGAGAAGTACCCGAGGTCGGTGAAGGTGTGGCGGGATGCGTGGGAGAGGTTTACCCCGTTTCTGCAGTTCCCACCGGCTGCGAGGAAGGTGATCTATACGACGAACTCGATTGAATCTTTCAATAATCAGCTGCGGAAAGCCACCCGGAACAGGGTGCAGTTCACCAATGATGAATCAGCAATCAAGACGCTGTGGCTGATGATCTGCCATATCGAAGACAAACGAGCAGCCAAGCGGGCCAAGGAAGGCAAACGAGTATCCGCCCAAGCTGGCCGGCTCGTCGAAGGCGGACGTGTTGCCGGATGGAAGCACGCCATCAACCAGATGGCCGTGGCCTACCCCGACCGATTCGACAAGTACATGTAA